A genomic region of Oncorhynchus mykiss isolate Arlee chromosome 2, USDA_OmykA_1.1, whole genome shotgun sequence contains the following coding sequences:
- the LOC118939581 gene encoding complement C3-like, whose product MWVGNLLYLAALAVALSLPTLSDGAALLVLSAPNLLRVGSNENIFVESQDHAGGPLNVKIMVKNHPTQSKELASKSVVLDQANNFQAMTQLVIPEWEFFFDDHKQKQYVVLQAQFPDCLLEKVVLVSFQSGYIFIQTDKTIYTPASTVYYRVFSMTPGLEPLTREIFEDKNKDIAISVEIMTPENITIFGEIITPDKGVKSGQFILPAIVSFGTWHVVTRFKSTPQKTFSSDFEVKEYVLPSFEVSLTPAKAFFYVDDKDLTVDITARYLYGKEVTGTGYVVFGVITTDNEKKSFPASLQRVEIKDGKGVACLKKEHITQTFHNIHDLVKQPIFVSVSVLTEGGGEMVEAEKRGIQIVTSPYTILFKRTPKYFKPGMPFDVSVYITNPDNSPAIGVEVEVTPDNAKGVTRANGFAKVTINTVASARELAITVKTKDPAILHNRQAEATMKALPYRTSTSNFLHVGVDSNELKIGEPIKIELNLGSTPIQIHDITYMFLSRGQLVKVGRFKRQGNALVTLSVPVSKELLPSFRIVAYYHVGAADLVADSVWVDIKVSCMGSLKVTSTRPKASYEPRTVFSLTITGDPGAKVGLMAVEKGVNVLNSKHRLTQTKIWDTIEKHDTGCTAGGGADNMGVFYDAGLVFETNTANGTGIRTDPSCPVSSRRRRAVTISDVITSMASKYNGLAKECCVDGMRDNTMGYTCDRRTQYISDGDVCVQAFLVCCTEMASKKIESKHDALLLSRSEEDYDDAYMESEDIVSRSQFPESWMWWDTNLPECPAENKHCESTSVIRNIYLKDSITFWEIRAISLSKIHGICVADPFEMIVLKEFFIDLKLPYSAVRNEQLEVKAILHNNSEDPITVCVELMENDEVCSSASKKGKYRQEVNMDAMSTRVVPYVIIPMKLGMYSIEVKASVKNYGSNDGVKRDLRVVAEGVLVKKETNVLLNPAKHGGEQTSHIPSEVPNNQVPNSDAYTLISLTGGEQTSVLVEQAISGDSLGSLIVQPVGSGEQNMIYMTLPVIAAHYLDNTKKWEDIGFDRRNTAIKYINIGYQRELAYRKEDGSYAAWVSRQSSTWLTAYVVKVFAMSMTFIDVQENMLCTAVKWLILNTQQPGGIFNEFAPVIHAEMTGNVRGSDNDASMTAFVLIAMQEASSMCERSVNSLPGSMAKAVAYLEKRLPHLTNPYAVAMISYALANAAKLNKETLLKFASPQLDHWPVPGGHQYTLEATSYALLALVKVKAFEEAGPIVRWLNKQKKVGGGYGSTQSTIMVFQAVAEYWSHVKDLKDFHLNINLEVADRPSVTRWSIHNKNQFLTRRYMVNSIDKDLTVKASGNGEATLSVVTLYYALPEEKDSDCESFDLSVTLTKMDKTSHEDAKESFMLTIDMLYRNSERDATMSILDIGLLTGFIVDTDDLKMLSMGRERYIEKFEMNKVLSEKGSLILYLDKVSHKLQDRISFKIHRVQEVGVLQPAAVSVYEYYNKKNCVKFYHPQREGGTLSRLSLGDVCTCAEESCSMQKKDEPDVNRSTTVVS is encoded by the coding sequence ATGTGGGTCGGCAACTTGCTGTATCTGGCCGCTCTGGCTGTAGCCCTCTCCTTACCTACCTTATCTGATGGAGCTGCACTACTAGTGTTGTCagctcctaacctgctgcgtgtGGGCAGTAATGAGAACATCTTTGTGGAGTCTCAGGACCATGCAGGAGGTCCCCTGAATGTTAAGATCATGGTGAAGAACCACCCTACGCAGAGCAAAGAGCTAGCCTCTAAATCAGTGGTTCTGGATCAAGCAAACAACTTCCAGGCTATGACACAACTGGTCATCCCAGAGTGGGAATTCTTTTTTGATGACCACAAGCAGAAGCAGTATGTGGTCCTGCAGGCCCAGTTCCCTGACTGCCTCCTGGAGAAGGTTGTCCTGGTCTCCTTCCAGTCTGGATACATCTTCATCCAGACTGACAAGACCATTTACACTCCGGCCAGCACCGTCTACTACAGAGTGTTCTCTATGACTCCAGGCCTGGAGCCTCTGACCAGGGAGATATTTGAGGACAAGAACAAAGACATCGCAATCTCTGTGGAGATCATGACTCCTGAGAACATCACCATCTTCGGGGAGATCATCACCCCAGACAAGGGAGTCAAATCTGGACAGTTCATTCTCCCTGCAATTGTCAGTTTCGGGACATGGCATGTAGTCACAAGGTTCAAGAGCACTCCTCAAAAGACCTTCTCATCTGACTTTGAGGTCAAGGAGTATGTTCTGCCCAGCTTCGAGGTTAGTCTGACCCCAGCTAAAGCCTTCTTCTACGTTGATGACAAAGACCTGACTGTTGACATCACTGCCAGGTATCTATACGGTAAGGAAGTGACAGGGACAGGCTATGTGGTGTTTGGTGTCATCACAACAGATAACGAGAAAAAGAGTTTCCCTGCCTCTCTGCAGAGAGTAGAGATCAAAGACGGTAAAGGAGTGGCTTGTCTGAAAAAGGAACACATCACACAGACTTTCCACAACATCCATGATCTGGTCAAACAGCCCATCTTCGTATCAGTCAGCGTGTTAACAGAGGGTGGGGGTGAAATGGTAgaggcagagaagagagggatccaGATTGTCACTTCGCCATACACCATCCTCTTCAAGAGAACGCCCAAATACTTCAAACCTGGCATGCCCTTTGACGTCTCTGTTTACATTACAAATCCCGACAACTCTCCAGCCATTGGAGTGGAGGTTGAGGTGACTCCAGATAATGCTAAAGGGGTGACCAGGGCCAATGGTTTTGCCAAAGTTACAATTAACACTGTGGCATCTGCCAGAGAGCTGGCAATCACTGTGAAGACCAAGGACCCGGCGATCCTCCACAACAGACAGGCGGAGGCCACCATGAAGGCTCTCCCCTACAGAACTTCCACCAGCAACTTTCTCCATGTCGGGGTTGACTCTAATGAGCTGAAGATAGGAGAACCCATTAAGATCGAACTGAACCTGGGATCCACCCCCATACAAATCCATGACATTACATACATGTTCCTGAGTAGAGGTCAGCTGGTGAAAGTGGGCCGATTTAAAAGACAGGGCAACGCgctggtaacactgtcagtgCCTGTCTCCAAGGAGCTGCTTCCGTCGTTCCGCATCGTAGCGTACTACCATGTGGGAGCAGCTGACCTGGTGGCAGACTCTGTCTGGGTTGACATCAAGGTATCCTGCATGGGATCACTGAAAGTGACATCCACCAGGCCCAAGGCATCCTATGAGCCTCGTACGGTTTTCAGTTTGACCATCACTGGAGACCCGGGAGCGAAAGTAGGACTGATGGCTGTAGAGAAGGGAGTCAACGTTCTCAACAGCAAACATCGTCTCACACAGACCAAGATCTGGGACACCATAGAGAAGCATGATACAGGCTGTACAGCTGGAGGGGGAGCAGACAATATGGGGGTGTTCTACGATGCTGGTCTGGTATTTGAGACCAACACTGCTAACGGGACTGGGATCAGAACAGACCCAAGCTGTCCTGTTAGTTCTAGGCGGAGACGAGCAGTGACCATCAGTGACGTCATCACTAGTATGGCCAGTAAGTACAATGGTCTGGCCAAGGAGTGTTGTGTGGACGGGATGAGGGACAACACCATGGGATATACCTGTGACAGACGGACCCAGTACATCTCAGATGGGGACGTCTGCGTCCAAGCCTTCCTTGTCTGCTGCACTGAGATGGCCTCCAAGAAGATAGAATCCAAACACGATGCACTCCTGCTCTCACGCAGTGAGGAGGATTATGATGATGCGTACATGGAGTCTGAAGACATTGTGTCTCGTAGTCAGTTCCCTGAAAGCTGGATGTGGTGGGACACCAATCTTCCTGAATGCCCTGCCGAAAACAAGCACTGTGAGTCCACATCGGTAATAAGGAACATCTACCTAAAGGATTCCATCACCTTCTGGGAAATAAGAGCCATCAGCCTGTCTAAAATTCATGGTATCTGTGTGGCAGATCCGTTTGAGATGATAGTTCTAAAGGAGTTTTTCATCGACCTCAAGCTGCCCTACTCAGCCGTCCGCAATGAACAGCTGGAGGTCAAAGCAATCCTCCACAACAACAGCGAAGACcccatcactgtgtgtgtggagCTAATGGAGAATGACGAGGTGTGCAGCTCGGCAAGCAAGAAGGGTAAGTACAGGCAGGAAGTGAACATGGACGCCATGTCCACCCGGGTTGTCCCCTATGTCATCATCCCTATGAAACTGGGCATGTACTCCATTGAGGTCAAGGCATCTGTGAAAAACTATGGCAGCAATGACGGGGTGAAAAGGGATCTGCGCGTTGTGGCTGAGGGAGTACTGGTCAAGAAGGAAACCAACGTACTCCTGAACCCGGCTAAACATGGTGGTGAGCAGACGTCACACATACCCAGTGAAGTTCCAAATAACCAGGTGCCAAACTCTGATGCTTACACACTGATCAGTCTGACAGGTGGAGAGCAGACCAGTGTGCTGGTGGAGCAGGCCATCAGTGGAGACTCTCTGGGCAGTCTGATAGTTCAGCCAGTCGGATCTGGGGAACAGAACATGATCTACATGACCCTGCCTGTCATTGCTGCACACTACCTAGACAACACAAAAAAGTGGGAGGATATTGGCTTTGACAGACGGAACACAGCCATCAAGTACATCAACATTGGTTACCAACGTGAGCTGGCCTACCGTAAAGAAGATGGCTCCTATGCTGCCTGGGTCAGCAGACAGAGCAGCACCTGGCTGACAGCATACGTGGTGAAGGTGTTTGCCATGTCCATGACATTTATCGATGTTCAGGAAAACATGCTCTGTACTGCTGTCAAGTGGCTGATCCTGAACACACAACAGCCAGGTGGCATCTTCAATGAGTTTGCTCCTGTCATTCACGCAGAGATGACGGGTAACGTGAGGGGATCAGACAATGACGCCTCCATGACAGCTTTTGTTCTCATCGCCATGCAGGAAGCAAGCTCAATGTGTGAGCGGTCTGTCAACAGCCTACCAGGCAGTATGGCTAAGGCAGTAGCGTACCTCGAGAAGCGTCTGCCCCACCTGACTAACCCTTATGCTGTAGCTATGATCTCCTATGCTCTGGCCAATGCTGCAAAACTCAACAAGGAGACCCTTCTGAAGTTCGCCTCTCCACAACTGGACCACTGGCCGGTCCCTGGTGGTCACCAGTACACGCTGGAGGCCACGTCGTACGCCCTGCTTGCCCTGGTCAAGGTGAAGGCCTTCGAAGAGGCCGGCCCCATAGTCAGGTGGCTCAACAAGCAGAAGAAGGTGGGAGGGGGATACGGATCCACACAGTCCACCATCATGGTGTTCCAGGCTGTGGCTGAGTATTGGAGCCACGTGAAGGACCTGAAAGACTTTCACTTGAACATCAACCTAGAGGTGGCCGACAGACCATCAGTCACCAGGTGGTCCATTCACAACAAGAACCAGTTCCTCACTCGTAGATACATGGTCAACTCCATAGACAAGGACTTGACTGTAAAAGCCTCAGGAAATGGTGAGGCGACCTTGTCGGTGGTGACACTGTACTATGCCCTGCCAGAGGAAAAGGACAGTGACTGTGAAAGCTTTGACCTCTCTGTCACCCTCACAAAGATGGACAAAACAAGCCACGAGGATGCCAAGGAGTCATTTATGCTCACTATTGATATGTTGTATCGTAATTCAGAGAGAGATGCAACCATGTCTATTCTGGACATCGGCTTGCTGACCGGCTTCATTGTGGACACAGACGATCTGAAAATGTTGTCCATGGGGAGGGAGCGCTACATAGAGAAGTTTGAGATGAACAAAGTCCTGTCTGAAAAAGGATCTCTCATCCTTTATCTGGACAAGGTGTCTCATAAGTTACAAGACAGAATATCCTTTAAGATCCACAGAGTGCAGGAAGTGGGAGTTCTACAGCCAGCTGCCGTCTCTGTATATGAATACTACAACAAGAAGAACTGTGTGAAGTTCTACCACCCACAGAGGGAGGGTGGTACTCTGAGCAGACTGTCTCTTGGAGATGTGTGCACGTGTGCGGAAGAGAGCTGCAGTATGCAGAAGAAAGATGAGCCAGATGTCAACCGCAGCACCACAGTGGTGTCCTAG